The DNA sequence ATTTAATAATGGATCTATTAGCATATTTTTCTGCATCCTACCAACTCCTTAGTTAACACCCTAAGCCCAGGAAAGCCTGGGCTTAGGTATCTATTCAATTAAATTCATTCATAGCTTTGTTTATATCTTCTATTATTATGGTTTCTACGGCCAATGCTGCTTCTTCTACTGCTTTATTTATATCCTTTTTTTCTTTACCTGAAAACTTACTCAAAACATAATCTGCTAAATCTTGTCCTTCATAAGGCCGACCTATTCCGATCTTTATTCTAGGGAAGTTATTATTTTTCAGTTGACTAATTATTGATTTTAACCCATTATGGGTACCTGCACTTCCTTTTCTCTTTAAACGAATAGTCCCAAATTCAATATCAATATCATCTACTATAACAATAATGTTTTCTATAGGTACTTTATAAAAATTATATATACTTGATACAGCTATACCACTATTATTCATATATGTTTGAGGTTTTAAAAAAATTACTTTTTCATTATTAATTCTTCCTTCTCCATATAGTGAGTCAAACTTTATCTTATTTACTTCTATATGGTTTCTAGATGCCAAGTAATCTAAAACATCAAATCCTATATTATGTCTCGTATTAGTATAGCCTTTACCAGGATTTCCTAAGCCAACAACTACATACAAATACATCCACCCCTTGTTTAATCATCAAACAATTCACTTACAGAGGCATTTTCATATATTCTTCTTATAGCTTCAGCAAATAGCGGAGCTACACTTACAACCTCTATTTTCTCTATTTTCTTTTCTTTTGGTAAAGGAATAGTATCTGTAATAATAAACTTCTCTATTTCAGAATTTTCTATTCTCTCTACTGCAGGCCCAGAAAGAACTGGATGAGTAGCACAAGCATATACTTTTAAGGCCCCGAAGCTTTTTAGTACTCTAGCTGCTTCAGACATAGTCCCTGCTGTATCTATTATATCATCAATTATAACTACGTTTTTTCCTTCTATATCTCCTATAATATTCATTACTTCAGAAACATTTGCCTTAGGTCTTCTTTTTTCTATAATTGCAATAGGTAAATCAAGTAAATTTGCAAAATTTCTCGCTCTAGTTACTCCTCCTAAATCAGGAGACACTACTACAGTCTCCCTATCTATTAGATCCTTAAAGTATTCTGCCATTATTGGAACGCCCCATAAATGGTCTACTGGAGTATTAAAATAACCTTGAATTTGTCCTGCATGTAGATCCATAGTTAACATTCTATCCGCACCAGCAGTAGTTATTAAGTCTGCTACAAGCTTAGCAGTTATAGGTTGTCTTGGCTTTGTCTTTCTATCCTGTCTTGCATAGCCATAATAAGGCATTACTGCATTTATTCTAGCCGCTGAAGCTCTT is a window from the Tissierellales bacterium genome containing:
- the pth gene encoding aminoacyl-tRNA hydrolase, which encodes MYLYVVVGLGNPGKGYTNTRHNIGFDVLDYLASRNHIEVNKIKFDSLYGEGRINNEKVIFLKPQTYMNNSGIAVSSIYNFYKVPIENIIVIVDDIDIEFGTIRLKRKGSAGTHNGLKSIISQLKNNNFPRIKIGIGRPYEGQDLADYVLSKFSGKEKKDINKAVEEAALAVETIIIEDINKAMNEFN
- a CDS encoding ribose-phosphate pyrophosphokinase, with amino-acid sequence MNLNKKGIKIFTGNANRKLAERISKELGVHLGDCKVGTFSDGETTVDINETVRGYDVFVIQPTCPPANDNLMEALILIDALKRASAARINAVMPYYGYARQDRKTKPRQPITAKLVADLITTAGADRMLTMDLHAGQIQGYFNTPVDHLWGVPIMAEYFKDLIDRETVVVSPDLGGVTRARNFANLLDLPIAIIEKRRPKANVSEVMNIIGDIEGKNVVIIDDIIDTAGTMSEAARVLKSFGALKVYACATHPVLSGPAVERIENSEIEKFIITDTIPLPKEKKIEKIEVVSVAPLFAEAIRRIYENASVSELFDD